From a region of the Aeoliella mucimassa genome:
- a CDS encoding acyltransferase family protein has protein sequence MTNSYHFQHIAALDGLRGTAVLVVLLAHMSPLYASGAFGVDVFFVLSGFLITSILIRELIGTQRIAIGRFYARRFLRLLPALWITTTGLVALKWISGELTSHFLWEAVWAVTYTMNWVDGLSFGESRYLVHTWSLAIEEQFYLLWPIALLGLRRTGISLAKQTALLFTLGIFVGVYRNLCEYDSLRIYHGLDTHCDGLLFGSALALLAVGGLERFATANRAIRWLAPVAVMAILVLPVYFTPRSPFTIRWGYSLVAVLSTIVVWHCVTYARTRLVTLFQLRLLVFTGKISYGLYLYHWPIWNFLKSRLPTDHSWLKFATCTLLAYVLASISFYLIERPILRLKDRYFGSIATT, from the coding sequence ATGACCAACTCGTACCATTTTCAACACATCGCAGCACTCGACGGATTGCGCGGCACTGCCGTGCTAGTGGTGCTGCTGGCACACATGTCGCCGCTCTACGCTTCGGGAGCTTTTGGGGTAGATGTATTCTTTGTACTCAGTGGGTTTCTGATCACTTCCATCCTGATCCGCGAACTGATTGGAACTCAACGGATTGCTATCGGCCGCTTCTACGCTCGTCGGTTCCTGCGGTTGCTTCCCGCGTTGTGGATTACCACAACTGGATTAGTTGCTTTGAAATGGATCTCGGGAGAACTGACTTCGCACTTTTTGTGGGAAGCTGTGTGGGCGGTCACTTACACGATGAACTGGGTGGACGGGCTAAGTTTTGGTGAATCGCGATACCTAGTGCATACCTGGAGCCTGGCCATCGAAGAGCAGTTCTACCTGCTCTGGCCAATCGCGTTGCTCGGCTTGCGTCGCACAGGAATCTCGCTCGCCAAGCAGACCGCATTGCTGTTTACCTTGGGTATCTTTGTCGGTGTCTATCGAAACTTGTGCGAGTACGATTCGCTACGGATTTACCATGGGCTCGATACGCATTGCGACGGATTACTATTTGGCTCGGCGCTCGCACTCTTGGCCGTGGGAGGACTCGAGAGATTCGCAACGGCGAATCGAGCGATCCGCTGGCTCGCTCCCGTAGCGGTAATGGCGATTCTAGTGTTGCCGGTCTACTTTACTCCGCGAAGTCCATTCACAATTCGGTGGGGATATTCACTGGTTGCAGTACTCTCGACGATTGTCGTCTGGCACTGTGTAACCTACGCTCGCACACGACTGGTAACCCTTTTTCAGTTACGACTACTGGTGTTCACCGGGAAGATCTCCTACGGACTTTACTTGTATCACTGGCCAATTTGGAACTTCTTAAAGTCGCGACTCCCAACCGATCATAGTTGGCTCAAATTTGCCACCTGTACGTTGCTGGCTTACGTGCTCGCGAGCATATCGTTCTATCTGATCGAGCGACCGATCCTGCGATTGAAGGATCGCTACTTCGGGTCCATTGCTACAACTTAG
- a CDS encoding amidohydrolase, protein MTISQRIAAAVVAASCCLASSPWAMAEPFADWVILDAAVLTMDHELPNAEAVAVRGDRIQAVGTTEAIRPLIGPDTKVLQLRGKAVVPGFDDAHLHPTPLFDELSPLGTVPCGPDDVDDIDSLVARLKAKVAVTPDGQWVRGARYEDTKLGRHPTRKDLDRVSTTHPVYVSHSSGHVAAVNSFALALADVDADTPDPAGGAFDRDASGQPNGVLREAAKSIVLDAGPKRPSPSDAEWVEGMLRRFDEYSANGLTSIQHAGTSFSTFRKYALVQAESQQMRIYVMLRYGELTDLERMVDDHGRGDQWLKVGAIKMFHGNSLSGQTCWLYEPYANRPDYYGIPPARSQAALNHRVLEIHKAGMQACIHANGDREIDMVLDAYQAALASDPRRNHRHRIEHASVTSRSILRRAQRLGVVLAPHSYIYEHGDKMEAYGPERWPWMHPNGSAMRMGIPVAGTSDSPVSAAIPLRRIQSMVTRTSKEGKVYGPEQRVTVEQAIHAWTMGSAYASFDERHKGSLTPGKLADLVVLSDDPRTVDPMTIQDLKVELTAVGGRVVYQSEAIPDELEKLTNDKPKVAKGQKLLGKLEHGPARENSGIVRSRQRDDVFWMVNDSGDQPAIYAVRDDGTTYRKVDPKKNPGTHVQKAKNKDWEDIAVMPDGTLIVADVGNNSNARRDLVLYFVAEPEPDAAKAKLLKTVHFGYPDQSMYPPPRSDFNFDCEAVFTLGESVYLLSKNRSNTETKVYRLSDLDSKAYHLLELVDHANLHGQVVAADALPDGSRVVVATYKALWLFDVQDADHPLAHPIGRLPYRGQQVEAVCFDGPKRVLFTDEATSLMYEAAISDFEPYAP, encoded by the coding sequence ATGACAATCTCTCAACGCATTGCCGCGGCAGTGGTGGCGGCTAGCTGCTGCCTGGCGTCCTCTCCCTGGGCGATGGCCGAGCCGTTCGCGGATTGGGTGATCCTCGACGCGGCGGTCCTCACCATGGACCACGAATTGCCGAATGCCGAAGCGGTGGCCGTGCGGGGCGATCGGATTCAAGCGGTCGGTACCACCGAAGCGATCCGCCCGCTCATCGGACCCGACACCAAAGTGCTGCAGTTGCGTGGCAAAGCGGTAGTGCCAGGCTTCGACGACGCCCATCTTCATCCGACTCCGTTGTTCGACGAACTCTCGCCGCTTGGCACGGTGCCGTGTGGTCCGGACGACGTGGACGACATCGACTCGCTCGTCGCCCGCCTGAAAGCCAAGGTGGCCGTGACTCCCGACGGGCAGTGGGTCCGTGGTGCTCGCTACGAAGATACCAAGCTCGGCCGGCATCCTACTCGTAAGGACCTCGACCGGGTGAGCACTACCCATCCGGTCTATGTAAGTCACTCCAGCGGGCATGTTGCTGCGGTCAACTCGTTTGCTTTGGCCCTGGCCGATGTCGACGCCGACACGCCCGACCCTGCGGGAGGAGCGTTCGATCGCGACGCGTCGGGCCAGCCGAACGGAGTGCTTCGCGAAGCGGCCAAGAGCATTGTGCTCGATGCGGGACCCAAGCGTCCGTCGCCGAGCGATGCCGAGTGGGTCGAAGGCATGCTTCGCCGATTCGACGAGTACTCGGCCAACGGCCTCACCAGCATTCAGCACGCCGGCACCAGCTTCAGCACGTTTCGTAAGTACGCGCTGGTGCAAGCCGAGTCGCAACAGATGCGAATCTACGTGATGCTTCGCTACGGCGAACTCACCGATCTGGAGCGCATGGTCGACGATCACGGCCGCGGCGATCAATGGCTCAAGGTGGGAGCCATCAAGATGTTCCACGGCAACTCGCTCTCGGGACAAACCTGTTGGTTGTACGAACCGTATGCCAACCGGCCCGACTACTATGGCATTCCTCCCGCCAGGTCGCAGGCCGCGCTGAATCATCGCGTGCTCGAAATCCACAAGGCTGGCATGCAAGCCTGCATACACGCGAACGGCGATCGCGAGATCGACATGGTGCTCGACGCTTACCAGGCCGCCTTGGCCAGTGATCCGCGGAGGAATCATCGACATCGTATCGAGCACGCCAGCGTGACCAGTCGTTCGATCTTGCGGCGCGCCCAGCGACTCGGCGTGGTGCTCGCTCCCCACTCGTACATCTACGAGCATGGCGACAAGATGGAAGCCTATGGTCCCGAACGCTGGCCGTGGATGCATCCCAACGGATCGGCCATGCGCATGGGCATCCCCGTAGCCGGCACCAGCGACTCGCCGGTGAGCGCGGCCATTCCGCTGCGGCGTATCCAAAGCATGGTCACCCGCACCAGCAAGGAGGGCAAAGTCTACGGACCCGAGCAACGGGTGACCGTCGAGCAAGCGATCCACGCCTGGACGATGGGTAGCGCGTACGCATCGTTCGACGAGCGACACAAAGGCTCGCTCACTCCCGGCAAGCTGGCCGACCTCGTGGTGCTGTCGGACGATCCTCGCACGGTCGACCCAATGACCATCCAAGACTTGAAGGTCGAATTGACCGCTGTCGGAGGTCGCGTGGTCTACCAAAGCGAGGCGATTCCTGACGAACTCGAAAAGCTCACCAATGATAAACCGAAAGTTGCCAAAGGTCAGAAGCTCCTCGGCAAACTCGAACATGGTCCCGCGCGCGAGAACTCGGGCATCGTTCGCAGTCGCCAGCGAGACGATGTGTTCTGGATGGTGAACGACTCGGGCGATCAACCTGCCATCTACGCAGTGCGCGACGATGGCACCACGTATCGCAAGGTCGATCCGAAGAAGAATCCCGGCACCCACGTTCAAAAGGCGAAGAACAAAGACTGGGAGGATATCGCGGTGATGCCCGATGGCACGCTCATCGTGGCCGACGTCGGCAATAACAGCAACGCCCGGCGGGACTTGGTGCTGTACTTTGTTGCCGAGCCGGAGCCCGATGCAGCCAAGGCGAAGTTGTTGAAAACAGTGCATTTTGGTTATCCCGACCAGTCCATGTATCCCCCGCCGCGAAGCGATTTCAACTTCGACTGCGAAGCGGTCTTCACGTTGGGCGAATCGGTTTATCTGCTAAGCAAGAACCGAAGCAACACCGAGACTAAGGTCTATCGACTTTCCGACCTGGATAGTAAGGCGTATCACCTGCTCGAGCTGGTCGACCACGCCAACCTCCACGGGCAGGTGGTTGCTGCCGATGCGCTGCCCGACGGTTCGCGGGTGGTGGTTGCAACTTACAAAGCACTCTGGTTGTTCGACGTGCAGGACGCAGATCACCCGCTGGCTCACCCCATCGGCCGATTGCCGTACCGTGGGCAGCAGGTCGAAGCGGTCTGTTTCGACGGACCCAAACGAGTACTGTTCACCGACGAAGCGACTTCGCTGATGTACGAAGCAGCCATCAGCGACTTCGAACCCTACGCACCATAG
- a CDS encoding DUF1501 domain-containing protein, protein MSTRNFCNRTRREFLWQTGAGFGATALAGMLGAEGFFAPRAAAASELASAGNPLAAKPPTSTGKAKSVIFLFMYGGPSHIDTFDYKPSMVGMDNKTIQVKTFGRGGKKNEGRIVEPRWKFKQYGQSGKWVSDLFPHLAQHVDDIAFLNSMVADSPIHGSAMLMMNSGKLISGSPALGSWVNYGLGSVNENLPGFVVMLDPSGGPISGAKNWSSGYMPATYQGTTFKHQGAPVLNLTRPHGITPEMQRDTLDTLAELNARHQATRIDNTELAARIASYELAYKMQTSAPEAVDFQQESAATLAMYGVGQEPTHHFGSQCLLARRMVERGVRFIQIYSGGAHNDANWDAHGDLVANHGKHAGETDQPIAALLADLKQRGLFDETLVVWGGEFGRQPTAEYAKGTGRDHNSFGFTMWMAGGGIKGGVTVGSTDEIGSRAVERPTEVKELHATVLQQMGLDPNHLSYFYNGLDQKLVGVEHVNPIREIIA, encoded by the coding sequence ATGAGCACCCGCAATTTTTGCAACCGCACGCGCCGAGAGTTCCTGTGGCAAACCGGCGCCGGCTTCGGGGCGACCGCCCTGGCTGGCATGCTGGGAGCCGAGGGTTTCTTCGCCCCCCGGGCCGCCGCTGCGTCCGAACTGGCTTCGGCTGGCAATCCGCTGGCCGCCAAGCCGCCGACCAGCACTGGCAAGGCGAAGAGCGTGATCTTTCTGTTCATGTACGGCGGGCCAAGCCACATTGATACGTTCGACTACAAACCGTCGATGGTCGGCATGGATAACAAAACCATCCAGGTCAAAACTTTCGGCCGCGGCGGTAAGAAGAACGAGGGCCGCATCGTCGAACCGCGGTGGAAGTTCAAGCAATACGGCCAGTCGGGCAAGTGGGTGAGCGACCTGTTTCCCCACCTCGCCCAGCATGTCGACGACATTGCGTTCCTCAACTCGATGGTCGCCGACTCGCCGATCCATGGCTCGGCGATGCTCATGATGAACTCCGGCAAGCTCATCTCCGGCAGCCCCGCACTCGGCTCCTGGGTGAACTACGGACTCGGCTCGGTCAACGAGAACCTGCCTGGCTTCGTGGTGATGCTCGACCCCAGCGGCGGGCCGATCTCGGGCGCGAAGAACTGGTCGAGCGGCTACATGCCGGCCACGTACCAAGGCACCACGTTCAAGCATCAAGGGGCCCCGGTGCTAAACCTCACCCGCCCCCACGGCATCACGCCCGAGATGCAGCGCGACACGCTTGATACGCTGGCTGAACTCAACGCCCGCCATCAAGCGACGCGTATCGATAACACGGAACTGGCCGCCCGGATCGCCAGCTACGAACTCGCGTACAAGATGCAAACCTCCGCGCCGGAAGCAGTCGACTTCCAGCAGGAGTCGGCTGCGACCCTCGCCATGTATGGTGTGGGACAGGAGCCGACGCATCACTTTGGCTCGCAATGCTTGCTCGCGCGGCGAATGGTCGAACGCGGGGTGCGGTTCATTCAAATCTACTCCGGCGGCGCTCACAACGACGCCAATTGGGACGCCCACGGCGACCTGGTGGCCAACCACGGCAAGCACGCCGGGGAGACCGATCAGCCGATTGCCGCGCTGCTAGCCGATCTTAAGCAACGTGGGCTGTTCGACGAAACGCTCGTGGTGTGGGGCGGCGAGTTCGGCCGCCAACCCACTGCCGAGTACGCCAAGGGGACCGGCCGCGATCACAACAGTTTTGGCTTCACCATGTGGATGGCCGGCGGCGGCATCAAAGGGGGTGTCACGGTTGGCAGCACCGACGAAATCGGCAGCCGCGCGGTCGAGCGCCCCACCGAAGTCAAGGAGCTACACGCGACCGTGCTCCAACAGATGGGCCTCGACCCCAACCACCTGAGCTACTTTTACAACGGCCTCGACCAAAAGCTGGTCGGCGTCGAACACGTGAACCCCATCCGCGAGATCATTGCTTAG
- a CDS encoding class I SAM-dependent methyltransferase, translating into MLQRELEPELMDTPEEARDYDQMDHSEVNRRFVDDLLAVLGDVSAVTSVVDLGTGTSLIPIELCQRNEQFRVTAIDAAEHMLHAAQRNVESAGLGGAIELVMSDAKGVHAGQYDVVMSNSLAHHLPSPEVMFDRAIELLRPGGLFFVRDLFRPQHEDQWQHLVDTYAGNEAEHARKMFADSLRAALTVEEVRAMVNDRGFATDTVQATSDRHWTWVARSA; encoded by the coding sequence ATGCTGCAACGAGAGCTTGAACCCGAATTGATGGACACGCCGGAAGAGGCTCGCGACTACGATCAAATGGATCACTCCGAAGTGAATCGTCGGTTTGTCGACGACTTGCTCGCGGTGCTAGGAGACGTTTCGGCTGTCACCTCGGTAGTGGACCTCGGCACTGGTACCTCACTGATTCCGATTGAACTCTGCCAGCGCAATGAGCAGTTTCGGGTCACTGCAATCGACGCGGCCGAGCACATGCTGCACGCTGCCCAGCGAAACGTCGAGTCGGCTGGACTCGGCGGAGCCATCGAGTTGGTGATGTCCGACGCCAAGGGGGTGCACGCTGGTCAGTACGACGTGGTCATGAGCAACAGCCTGGCGCACCATCTTCCTTCGCCCGAGGTGATGTTCGATCGCGCGATCGAGCTGTTACGTCCCGGGGGACTGTTCTTCGTCCGCGACTTGTTCCGTCCGCAGCACGAAGACCAGTGGCAACACTTGGTCGACACCTACGCCGGAAACGAAGCGGAGCACGCCCGCAAGATGTTCGCCGACTCGCTGCGAGCAGCCCTGACAGTCGAGGAAGTGCGGGCGATGGTGAACGATCGCGGCTTTGCAACCGACACGGTGCAAGCGACCAGCGATCGGCACTGGACCTGGGTCGCACGCAGCGCCTAA
- a CDS encoding PSD1 and planctomycete cytochrome C domain-containing protein — protein sequence MLFAFRWQRAIWLPVLLLATAGDLSAAEPVSYARQVQPLLAARCFACHGPDDAESSLALHEQDASRAETDSGMAAIVPGEPDESELVRRIASTDEFERMPPEGEPLTPDEIALLRQWVAEGAEYEKHWAFLPPEAQPVPEVKQTSWVANPIDAFVLAKLEAAGLEPSPPASKRTLVRRVYYDITGLPPTQDEIDAFMADDRPDAYEHLVDQLLASPKYGEKWARHWLDVVRYAESNSFERDATKPYVWKYRDYVIRSLNEDKPYDQFVREQIAGDELDQVTTETMTATGYYRLGTWDDEPADPLQSRYDDMDNIVSTTAQGFLGLTVGCARCHDHKIDPIPQADYYSMLSFFADVTPYAPRRADPKIYSLHDCSGPEQAERRKQIENQIAEIKTSQYELEQLAISKLPAPEQRRSETEHRQEVLDEHLQENLDASDFATYSQLSKQATELARQLADDSNQPEYVLSLAVCHTELEPTHIMLRGNPHVPGDEVEPRFPTLFGDDLPQIPAMGEGARSSGRRRVLADWIASDDNMLTGRVITNRVWQHHFGRGIVRSASNFGQLGTPPTHPELLDWLTAYLVQHDWHLKPLHRLILTSNTYRMTSTATPEGLATDPANDLLWRFDMRRLTAEEIRDTILQVSGQLNTKLYGPSVYPKLSQEVLATQSQPGKDWYTSSEHDAARRSIYLHIKRSLIVPELSLFDFPETEFSCEARFNTTQAAQALSLLHSEFMQRQAKYLAKRVKSEAGEQLDDQVTHALTLTLGRPADEPSVTAGLALIDTFRTKHGLDHDEALRQYCLMVMNLNEFVYLD from the coding sequence ATGCTGTTCGCATTCCGATGGCAACGCGCGATTTGGTTGCCTGTGCTCCTGCTAGCAACCGCTGGCGACCTGTCGGCCGCCGAGCCGGTAAGCTACGCCCGCCAGGTGCAACCGCTATTGGCCGCACGTTGCTTTGCCTGCCATGGCCCCGACGACGCCGAGTCGAGCCTGGCCCTGCACGAGCAGGATGCTTCGCGAGCGGAGACCGATTCGGGCATGGCGGCCATCGTGCCGGGCGAGCCGGACGAAAGCGAGCTAGTACGCCGGATTGCCAGCACCGACGAGTTCGAACGGATGCCACCCGAAGGCGAGCCGCTCACGCCCGACGAAATCGCCCTGCTGCGTCAGTGGGTGGCCGAAGGTGCCGAGTACGAAAAGCACTGGGCCTTCCTTCCCCCCGAAGCACAACCGGTGCCTGAGGTCAAGCAAACGTCGTGGGTCGCGAATCCGATCGATGCGTTTGTGCTGGCCAAGCTCGAAGCCGCTGGGCTCGAGCCTTCCCCGCCGGCCAGCAAACGAACGCTCGTGCGGCGTGTGTACTACGACATCACCGGGTTGCCACCAACGCAGGACGAGATCGACGCGTTCATGGCCGACGATCGCCCCGACGCGTACGAGCACCTGGTCGACCAACTACTCGCTTCACCAAAGTATGGCGAGAAGTGGGCCCGTCACTGGTTGGACGTGGTTCGCTACGCGGAGAGCAATAGCTTCGAACGCGACGCAACCAAGCCGTATGTTTGGAAGTATCGCGACTACGTCATTCGCTCTCTGAACGAGGACAAGCCGTACGACCAATTTGTTCGCGAACAAATCGCCGGCGATGAACTCGATCAGGTGACCACCGAAACGATGACCGCCACTGGCTACTATCGCCTGGGAACCTGGGACGACGAACCGGCCGATCCGCTGCAGTCTCGCTACGACGACATGGACAATATCGTGTCGACCACCGCCCAGGGCTTCCTCGGCCTGACCGTGGGCTGCGCGCGGTGCCATGATCACAAGATCGATCCCATTCCGCAGGCCGATTACTACAGCATGCTGTCGTTCTTTGCCGATGTTACGCCGTACGCGCCACGGCGGGCCGATCCCAAGATCTACAGCCTGCACGACTGCTCGGGTCCCGAGCAGGCCGAGCGTCGCAAGCAGATCGAAAACCAAATCGCCGAAATCAAAACCTCGCAGTACGAACTCGAGCAGCTCGCCATCAGCAAACTCCCCGCGCCGGAGCAACGTCGCAGCGAAACCGAGCATCGCCAGGAAGTACTCGACGAGCACCTGCAGGAGAATCTCGACGCCAGCGACTTCGCAACCTACAGTCAGCTCAGTAAGCAAGCGACTGAACTCGCCCGGCAGCTGGCCGACGACTCGAACCAACCGGAGTACGTGCTATCGCTGGCGGTCTGCCATACCGAGCTGGAGCCAACGCACATCATGCTGCGGGGCAATCCTCACGTGCCTGGCGATGAGGTCGAGCCGCGGTTTCCTACGCTGTTCGGCGACGATCTGCCGCAGATTCCCGCGATGGGCGAGGGGGCTCGCTCGAGCGGCCGCCGGCGGGTGCTCGCCGACTGGATCGCCAGCGACGACAACATGCTTACCGGGCGGGTGATCACCAACCGTGTCTGGCAGCATCACTTTGGCCGCGGCATCGTGCGGAGCGCAAGCAACTTCGGCCAACTCGGCACTCCCCCTACGCACCCCGAACTGCTCGACTGGCTCACTGCGTACCTGGTGCAGCACGACTGGCATCTCAAACCGCTGCATCGGCTGATACTCACCTCCAACACGTACCGCATGACGAGCACCGCCACGCCGGAAGGGTTGGCCACCGACCCGGCGAACGATCTGCTCTGGCGATTCGACATGCGACGGCTCACCGCCGAGGAGATTCGCGACACCATCCTGCAAGTCTCCGGGCAGCTGAACACCAAGCTCTACGGCCCGAGCGTTTACCCCAAGCTCTCCCAGGAAGTACTCGCGACGCAAAGCCAGCCTGGCAAAGACTGGTACACCTCGAGCGAGCACGACGCCGCGCGGCGAAGCATCTACTTGCACATCAAACGCAGCTTGATTGTGCCGGAGCTATCGCTGTTCGATTTCCCCGAAACCGAATTCAGTTGCGAAGCACGCTTCAATACCACGCAGGCCGCTCAGGCGCTCAGCTTGCTGCATAGCGAGTTCATGCAGCGGCAGGCCAAGTACCTGGCCAAGCGGGTGAAGAGCGAAGCGGGCGAGCAGCTCGACGACCAAGTAACGCATGCACTGACACTCACCCTTGGGCGGCCGGCCGACGAGCCCTCGGTGACCGCCGGGCTGGCGCTGATCGACACGTTCCGCACCAAGCATGGCCTCGACCACGACGAAGCCCTGCGGCAGTACTGCTTGATGGTGATGAACCTGAACGAGTTTGTATATTTGGACTAA
- the dprA gene encoding DNA-processing protein DprA, whose product MDCLSPELLAEVRLSLVKDVGPRTYCNLIAAFGSAEAALSASTSDLQRVDGIGPKVAKRIAEAPPADQVETELRIAARYGIRVVARSDDAYPKPLLEIADPPPLLYVRGTLEPKDTLAVAMVGTRHVTSYGTQQAQQLAAALARAGVTVVSGLARGVDAAAHRGALEAGGRTIAVIAGGLLQVTPAENLKLAEQVVEQGCLLSEAPPRRPPVAGSFPQRNRLVSGLSLGVVVVEADDRSGALITARHAAEQGRDVFAVPGPLTSRQSRGCHRLIQEGAKLVTCVDDILSELSHTAVPVPLDDGGQLRHVAELELNDVERTVLNAIATSSTQVDDVVVTTQLPVHRVLATISVLEMRKLIRRVSGTQVMRV is encoded by the coding sequence ATGGATTGCCTGTCGCCCGAACTGCTTGCCGAAGTGCGATTGTCGCTCGTCAAAGACGTGGGGCCACGCACCTACTGCAATCTGATAGCTGCGTTCGGCTCGGCCGAAGCAGCCCTGTCGGCTAGCACCAGCGACCTGCAACGCGTCGACGGTATCGGGCCAAAGGTGGCGAAGCGCATCGCCGAAGCCCCGCCGGCCGATCAAGTAGAGACCGAGCTTCGTATCGCCGCGCGATATGGCATCCGCGTGGTGGCTCGCAGCGACGACGCCTATCCCAAGCCGCTTCTCGAGATCGCCGATCCGCCGCCGCTGCTCTACGTTCGCGGAACGCTCGAGCCAAAGGATACCCTGGCGGTGGCCATGGTCGGCACGCGTCATGTGACCAGCTATGGCACTCAACAAGCGCAGCAGTTGGCTGCCGCCCTGGCGCGGGCTGGGGTGACCGTCGTGAGTGGATTGGCCAGGGGAGTGGATGCGGCCGCTCATCGCGGGGCCCTCGAAGCGGGTGGTCGTACGATTGCTGTGATCGCAGGTGGGTTGTTGCAGGTGACTCCGGCCGAGAACCTGAAGCTCGCCGAACAGGTGGTTGAGCAAGGTTGTTTGTTGAGCGAAGCGCCGCCGCGGCGGCCGCCGGTCGCTGGATCGTTTCCGCAACGCAATCGGCTGGTCAGCGGATTGTCGCTCGGAGTCGTGGTGGTCGAGGCCGACGATCGCTCCGGCGCACTCATCACTGCGCGACATGCAGCCGAACAGGGGCGCGACGTGTTCGCCGTGCCTGGTCCGCTTACGAGTCGTCAGTCGCGTGGGTGTCATCGGTTGATTCAGGAAGGGGCCAAACTGGTTACGTGTGTCGACGATATCCTCAGCGAGTTGTCGCATACGGCGGTGCCGGTGCCGCTCGACGATGGCGGGCAGCTGCGACACGTCGCTGAGTTGGAGCTCAACGACGTCGAGCGAACCGTGTTGAATGCGATTGCCACTTCGTCGACACAGGTAGACGACGTGGTCGTGACAACTCAGTTGCCAGTGCATCGTGTGCTGGCAACCATCAGCGTGCTCGAAATGCGGAAGCTCATCCGCCGAGTCAGCGGCACGCAGGTCATGCGCGTCTAG
- a CDS encoding class I SAM-dependent methyltransferase — MDQAKLTELFDQQAANYDQQWAKMAPLREALLYLLESQFADLPDDAKVLCVGVGTGAEMAHLASRHPRWQFTAVEPSGQMLEVCRARMQQQGFADRSTYHHGFLDSLPKTPQYDAATCFLVSQFILDPAARTQFFGEIATRLTPGGRLASSDLSCDTSSHDYQVLLNAWMKMMADAELTDEMRDRMQQAYANDVAIVPPNQVAALIQSAGFESAVQFYQTGLIHGWISRVAG, encoded by the coding sequence ATGGATCAAGCGAAACTCACCGAACTATTCGACCAGCAGGCTGCGAACTACGATCAGCAATGGGCCAAGATGGCCCCGCTTCGCGAAGCACTGCTTTATTTGCTCGAGTCGCAGTTCGCCGACCTGCCGGACGACGCAAAGGTGCTCTGCGTGGGAGTCGGCACCGGAGCCGAGATGGCCCACCTGGCGAGCCGGCACCCTCGCTGGCAATTCACCGCGGTCGAACCCTCGGGCCAAATGCTCGAGGTCTGCCGCGCCCGCATGCAGCAGCAAGGGTTCGCCGACCGCTCGACGTATCACCATGGCTTTCTCGACTCGCTTCCCAAGACACCCCAGTACGATGCGGCGACCTGTTTCTTAGTTTCGCAGTTCATTCTCGACCCTGCTGCCCGCACTCAGTTCTTCGGCGAAATCGCCACGCGGCTCACACCCGGCGGGCGACTGGCCAGCTCCGACCTGTCGTGCGATACGTCGTCGCATGACTATCAGGTGCTGCTCAACGCCTGGATGAAGATGATGGCCGACGCCGAACTGACCGACGAAATGCGCGACCGCATGCAACAAGCGTACGCCAACGACGTGGCGATCGTCCCGCCCAATCAGGTCGCTGCACTCATTCAATCAGCGGGCTTCGAGAGCGCCGTGCAGTTCTACCAAACCGGCCTGATCCACGGCTGGATATCGAGGGTGGCAGGTTGA
- a CDS encoding response regulator transcription factor → MNYIPRLAAIVARNESEAAFAESTVTSFGLNVSRFDSTTSLTNQLQSQAASGEAASTPDIVILAGSASDLDREGVDQLASIVPVVVTTSAATVPDAVDLMKQGAKDVVVLPCSRDELWQRVSETLKACDAEAACKALQAELRARMDSLTAAENDVVDAMLDGLANKQIAQRLGIGLRTVELRRSKIMRKMQARSVAELVKFICMSGKLRPSAFATVSEAEASTCGGSVAP, encoded by the coding sequence GTGAATTACATTCCTCGTCTTGCGGCTATTGTTGCGCGAAACGAATCCGAGGCCGCATTCGCAGAGTCCACGGTAACTTCGTTTGGACTCAATGTTTCGCGTTTTGATTCCACAACATCCTTAACCAACCAACTGCAGAGTCAAGCAGCTTCGGGCGAAGCGGCTAGCACTCCGGACATCGTCATTCTGGCGGGATCTGCTTCGGATCTCGACCGCGAAGGCGTCGACCAGCTTGCTAGTATCGTGCCCGTGGTGGTTACTACGTCGGCAGCTACGGTGCCCGACGCAGTCGACCTGATGAAGCAAGGTGCCAAGGATGTGGTTGTGTTGCCGTGTTCGCGCGACGAACTATGGCAACGCGTGAGCGAAACCCTTAAGGCTTGCGATGCCGAAGCTGCGTGTAAAGCGCTGCAGGCGGAGCTGCGTGCCCGCATGGACTCGCTCACGGCCGCCGAGAACGACGTGGTAGATGCCATGCTCGACGGGTTGGCCAACAAGCAAATCGCCCAACGTTTGGGCATAGGTTTGCGAACCGTGGAATTGCGTCGTTCGAAAATCATGCGAAAGATGCAAGCTCGTAGCGTTGCTGAACTGGTGAAGTTTATCTGCATGTCGGGTAAGCTCCGCCCCAGCGCGTTTGCGACGGTGTCTGAAGCAGAAGCTAGTACGTGTGGCGGGAGTGTCGCCCCGTAG